Proteins encoded by one window of Micromonospora coxensis:
- a CDS encoding SigE family RNA polymerase sigma factor — protein sequence MTYEEFADSRLTALLRYAVMLTGDPHQAQDLVQETMVRAQLNWRRVARADSPERYVRRMLTNQYVDWRRGTWMRRVLLRGEPEDAAPVAVDHAQDTVDRDQVWAWLARLPRRQRASLVLRYYEDLPDAEIAEILGCAVGTVRSSISRALATLRAEHVEVCS from the coding sequence GTGACGTACGAGGAGTTCGCCGACTCGCGGCTGACCGCCCTGCTGCGGTACGCGGTCATGCTGACCGGCGATCCGCACCAGGCGCAGGATCTGGTGCAGGAGACGATGGTGCGGGCGCAGCTGAACTGGCGGCGGGTGGCGCGGGCGGACTCCCCGGAGCGCTACGTCCGCCGGATGCTGACCAACCAGTACGTCGACTGGCGGCGCGGCACCTGGATGCGCCGGGTGCTGCTGCGCGGCGAGCCGGAGGACGCGGCGCCGGTCGCCGTCGACCACGCGCAGGACACCGTGGACCGCGACCAGGTCTGGGCCTGGTTGGCCCGGCTGCCCCGCCGGCAACGCGCCAGCCTGGTGCTCCGCTACTACGAGGACCTCCCGGACGCCGAGATCGCCGAGATCCTCGGCTGCGCCGTCGGGACCGTCCGCTCGTCCATCTCCCGCGCCCTGGCCACCCTGCGCGCCGAACACGTGGAGGTCTGCTCATGA
- a CDS encoding phage holin family protein, translating to MGFLIRLAITALALWVTTLVVPGVDVTGRDGANTVLTLLAVALIFGVVNAVLKPVIKVVGCVFYLLTLGLIALVVNALLFLLTDWIARGLDLPFRVDGFWAAFWGAIVMAVVSWLISVAVPDRLEGR from the coding sequence GTGGGCTTCCTGATCCGGTTGGCGATCACCGCGCTCGCGCTGTGGGTCACCACGCTGGTCGTGCCCGGGGTCGACGTGACCGGTCGGGACGGCGCGAACACCGTGCTGACCCTGCTCGCGGTGGCGCTGATCTTCGGGGTGGTCAACGCGGTGCTCAAGCCGGTCATCAAGGTGGTCGGCTGCGTGTTCTACCTGCTCACGCTCGGGTTGATCGCGTTGGTCGTCAACGCGTTGCTGTTCCTGCTGACCGACTGGATCGCCCGTGGGCTCGACCTGCCGTTCCGGGTGGACGGTTTCTGGGCCGCCTTCTGGGGGGCCATCGTGATGGCGGTGGTGAGCTGGCTGATCAGCGTCGCCGTGCCGGACCGCCTGGAGGGCCGGTGA
- a CDS encoding SLOG cluster 4 domain-containing protein, which yields MPTPPPADVIAPHTHPDEIETRAAFDRRLATGSLAGLTVQGLRLDLDPVPDLTATDVAGTLFVGCRFANREVGADLVRRGANVVPPFSGLPYPTQPSHLYTPEDLAAGFAEGGFAGMYDTRVYTHFREHGGALPDVREALGQRLHDHGVDNALADATRAWLATHGPQSVVGVMGGHAVPRGSVPYRMAAVLGWELARADRLVVTGGGPGVMEAANLGAFLAAWPADELNTAIDLLAAAPDFTDHDRYTAAALAVRQRYATPPAVPQQRGPGLDWARTGGLAIPTWLYGHEPANLFAGKIAKYFSNAIREDTILRLARGGIVFAPGRAGTVQEVFQAATKTYYGTDGASGAYVFLDRAYWTRELPVESLLRPLFAASPFGDLSTTVHLTDDVREAVRVLTATA from the coding sequence GTGCCGACCCCACCTCCCGCGGACGTCATCGCGCCGCACACCCACCCCGACGAGATCGAGACCCGCGCCGCGTTCGACCGGCGGCTCGCCACCGGCAGCCTGGCCGGGCTGACCGTGCAGGGGCTCCGCCTCGACCTCGACCCGGTCCCCGACCTGACCGCCACGGACGTCGCCGGCACCCTCTTCGTGGGGTGCCGCTTCGCCAACCGCGAGGTCGGCGCCGACCTGGTCCGGCGCGGCGCGAACGTGGTGCCGCCCTTCTCCGGGCTGCCGTACCCGACCCAGCCGTCGCACCTCTACACCCCGGAGGACCTCGCCGCCGGCTTCGCCGAGGGCGGCTTCGCCGGCATGTACGACACCCGGGTGTACACGCACTTCCGCGAGCACGGCGGCGCGCTGCCGGACGTCCGGGAGGCGCTCGGCCAGCGGCTGCACGACCACGGTGTGGACAACGCCCTGGCCGACGCGACCCGGGCCTGGCTGGCGACGCACGGCCCGCAGTCGGTGGTGGGCGTGATGGGCGGGCACGCGGTGCCGCGCGGCAGCGTCCCGTACCGGATGGCGGCCGTGCTGGGCTGGGAGCTGGCCCGGGCCGACCGGCTGGTGGTGACCGGCGGCGGCCCCGGGGTGATGGAGGCGGCCAACCTCGGCGCGTTCCTCGCCGCCTGGCCGGCCGACGAACTGAACACCGCGATCGACCTGCTCGCGGCGGCCCCCGACTTCACCGACCACGACCGGTACACGGCCGCCGCGCTGGCGGTGCGCCAGCGGTACGCGACACCCCCGGCCGTGCCGCAGCAGCGGGGACCCGGCCTCGACTGGGCCCGCACCGGCGGGCTGGCCATCCCCACCTGGCTGTACGGGCACGAGCCGGCGAACCTCTTCGCCGGGAAGATCGCCAAGTACTTCTCGAACGCCATCCGGGAGGACACCATCCTGCGGCTGGCCCGGGGCGGGATCGTCTTCGCGCCCGGCCGCGCCGGCACCGTGCAGGAGGTGTTCCAGGCGGCGACGAAGACGTACTACGGCACCGACGGGGCGAGCGGCGCGTACGTCTTCCTGGACCGGGCGTACTGGACCCGGGAGCTGCCGGTCGAGTCGCTGCTGCGGCCGCTCTTCGCCGCCTCCCCGTTCGGTGACCTGTCGACCACCGTGCACCTCACCGACGACGTACGGGAGGCCGTCCGGGTGCTCACCGCCACCGCCTGA
- a CDS encoding 3' terminal RNA ribose 2'-O-methyltransferase Hen1, protein MLLTLTTTHRPATDLGYLLVKHPDRVQSFDLPAGVAHVFYPEADDGRCTAALLLDIDPQRLGAGRGRGRKQAATPDGFTLGQYVNDRAYAASSLLSSALSSVFRSALRGESRERPELAGTAVPLEVRVPVLRCRGGADLAGRLFTPLGWTVTATPVPLDEQHPDWGDSRYVDLLLTGTVRVADALNHLYVLLPVLDDAKHYWVAPDEIDKLLRAGAGWLADHPERGLITRRYLAHRRALAGQALARLAELRLADEPPADDSVDEAAPTPQRDGARASLAVRRREAVLGALATAGANRVLDLGCGGGALLTALAADRRYTEIVGTDVSTHALTLAARRLRLDRLPERQRDRIRLWQSALTYRDDRLRGWDAAVLMEVIEHVDPPRLPALEDAVLGHARPGTVVVTTPNAEYNVRYEGLGAGRFRHADHRFEWTRAEFADWVARVADTYGYTAVISGVGDDDPEVGSPTQLAVLTRTDRTRKEETTR, encoded by the coding sequence GTGCTGCTCACCCTGACCACCACCCACCGGCCGGCGACCGACCTCGGGTACCTGCTGGTCAAGCACCCTGACCGGGTGCAGTCGTTCGACCTGCCCGCCGGCGTCGCGCACGTCTTCTACCCGGAGGCGGACGACGGCCGCTGCACCGCCGCCCTGCTGCTCGACATCGACCCGCAGCGGCTCGGCGCGGGTCGGGGTCGCGGTCGGAAGCAGGCCGCCACCCCGGACGGCTTCACCCTCGGGCAGTACGTCAACGACCGGGCGTACGCCGCCTCCAGCCTGCTCTCCTCGGCGCTGTCGTCGGTGTTCCGCTCGGCGCTGCGCGGCGAGTCGCGGGAGCGTCCGGAGCTGGCCGGCACCGCCGTCCCGCTGGAGGTACGGGTGCCGGTGCTGCGCTGCCGGGGCGGCGCGGACCTGGCGGGACGCCTCTTCACCCCGCTGGGCTGGACGGTCACGGCCACCCCGGTGCCCCTCGACGAGCAGCACCCCGACTGGGGCGACAGTCGGTACGTCGACCTGCTGCTCACCGGCACCGTCCGGGTCGCCGACGCCCTCAACCACCTGTACGTGCTGCTGCCGGTGCTGGACGACGCGAAGCACTACTGGGTCGCGCCGGACGAGATCGACAAGCTGCTCCGGGCCGGGGCGGGCTGGCTGGCCGACCACCCGGAGCGGGGGCTGATCACCCGGCGCTACCTGGCCCACCGGCGGGCGCTGGCCGGGCAGGCCCTGGCCCGCCTCGCCGAGCTGCGGCTGGCCGACGAGCCGCCCGCCGACGACAGCGTCGACGAGGCCGCGCCGACGCCGCAGCGGGACGGCGCCCGCGCCTCGCTGGCCGTACGCCGCCGCGAGGCGGTGCTCGGCGCGCTGGCCACCGCCGGGGCGAACCGGGTGCTGGACCTGGGCTGCGGTGGCGGCGCGCTGCTCACCGCGCTGGCCGCCGACCGGCGGTACACGGAGATCGTCGGCACCGACGTCTCCACCCACGCGCTCACCCTGGCCGCCCGCCGGCTGCGGCTGGACCGGCTGCCGGAACGGCAGCGCGACCGGATCCGGCTGTGGCAGTCGGCGCTGACCTACCGGGACGACCGGCTGCGCGGCTGGGACGCGGCGGTGCTGATGGAGGTGATCGAGCACGTCGACCCGCCCCGGCTGCCGGCGCTGGAGGACGCCGTCCTCGGCCACGCCCGGCCGGGCACGGTCGTGGTGACCACCCCGAACGCCGAGTACAACGTCCGCTACGAGGGGCTGGGCGCGGGGCGGTTCCGGCACGCCGACCACCGCTTCGAGTGGACCCGCGCCGAGTTCGCCGACTGGGTCGCCCGGGTGGCGGACACGTACGGCTACACCGCCGTGATCAGCGGGGTCGGCGACGACGACCCCGAGGTGGGCAGCCCCACCCAGCTGGCCGTGCTGACCCGCACCGACCGGACCCGGAAGGAGGAGACGACCCGATGA
- a CDS encoding LPXTG cell wall anchor domain-containing protein, whose translation MLTQSARRRLARLGVAGALVAASAVATPAAAEPASDGVLVHANDALIAVGGVQRYVGLFAAADGLPEVLTVTVERSAVTGFATVVPAEDTTGCTATGTVLSCATTATRLENDGLLLAVTAKGTAEPGDKGDLVFDLRQKDGPSVVTTRATVEVGAGVDLRAQDLWRTTAAPGETVRTPFGVANVGDTTVRETVLLLSTVPAPARRHGNCSYRELSGDQLTVCRFADEIPPGAAVQLDDSAGLRVAADSWAPSTQFGWALWFTPDDYEEFTASLPTDGWQRGAGRDLELVPATDTLARSLRQTDRTPWDNSTRVRIDVTGDQRADVAATGAHLPGAVGATVTARIGYVNNGPAMINTSGPGGIETRARVVVPDGVTVLTAPEQCAPGTGETPTGTHGEPGGRIYFCEWHEVTHKGDAVVLPFDLRVDELGGAPGAVQLRHYEVAEGERVADLNPKNDSAPLVIRAAGGNGGGDGGSLPITGGSTGLVAGIGGLLLAAGVGGYVLARRRSTRFVA comes from the coding sequence ATGCTCACGCAGTCCGCTCGGCGCCGGCTCGCCCGGCTGGGCGTCGCGGGCGCGCTCGTCGCCGCCTCTGCCGTCGCCACCCCCGCCGCCGCCGAGCCGGCCTCGGACGGCGTGCTGGTGCACGCCAACGACGCGCTGATCGCGGTGGGCGGTGTGCAGCGGTACGTCGGTCTGTTCGCCGCTGCCGACGGCCTGCCGGAGGTCCTGACGGTCACCGTCGAGCGGAGCGCGGTCACCGGCTTCGCCACGGTCGTGCCCGCCGAGGACACGACCGGCTGCACGGCGACCGGCACGGTGCTCAGCTGTGCGACGACCGCCACCCGGCTGGAGAACGACGGCCTGCTCCTGGCGGTCACCGCGAAGGGCACCGCCGAGCCCGGGGACAAGGGCGACCTGGTGTTCGACCTGCGGCAGAAGGACGGCCCCTCGGTCGTCACCACCCGCGCCACCGTCGAGGTCGGTGCGGGCGTCGACCTGCGGGCGCAGGACCTGTGGCGGACCACCGCCGCTCCGGGCGAGACGGTGCGGACCCCGTTCGGCGTGGCGAACGTCGGTGACACGACGGTCCGCGAGACGGTGCTCCTGCTCAGCACCGTGCCCGCCCCGGCCCGGCGCCACGGCAACTGCTCGTACCGGGAGTTGTCCGGCGACCAGTTGACCGTGTGCCGCTTCGCCGACGAGATCCCGCCCGGCGCCGCCGTCCAACTGGACGACTCGGCCGGGCTGCGGGTGGCCGCCGACTCCTGGGCGCCGAGCACCCAGTTCGGCTGGGCGCTCTGGTTCACCCCGGACGACTACGAGGAGTTCACCGCGTCCCTGCCGACCGACGGCTGGCAACGGGGTGCCGGCAGGGACCTGGAGCTGGTGCCGGCCACCGACACGCTGGCCCGCTCGCTGCGGCAGACCGACCGGACGCCGTGGGACAACTCCACCCGGGTCAGGATCGACGTCACCGGTGACCAGCGCGCCGACGTGGCCGCCACGGGCGCCCATCTGCCCGGCGCCGTCGGCGCGACGGTCACCGCCAGGATCGGCTACGTCAACAACGGGCCAGCCATGATCAACACCTCCGGCCCGGGTGGGATCGAGACCCGGGCCCGGGTCGTGGTGCCCGACGGGGTCACCGTGCTGACCGCCCCCGAGCAGTGCGCGCCGGGCACGGGCGAGACGCCGACCGGCACCCACGGCGAGCCGGGTGGCCGGATCTACTTCTGTGAGTGGCACGAGGTCACGCACAAGGGTGACGCCGTCGTCCTCCCCTTCGACCTGCGGGTCGACGAGCTGGGCGGTGCGCCCGGCGCGGTGCAGCTGCGCCACTACGAGGTGGCCGAGGGGGAGCGCGTCGCCGACCTGAACCCGAAGAACGACAGCGCCCCGCTGGTGATCAGGGCGGCCGGCGGGAACGGCGGTGGTGACGGCGGCTCGCTGCCGATCACCGGCGGGTCGACCGGGCTGGTCGCCGGCATCGGCGGCCTGCTGCTCGCGGCCGGCGTCGGCGGCTACGTGCTGGCCCGCCGCCGCAGCACCCGCTTCGTCGCCTGA
- a CDS encoding polynucleotide kinase-phosphatase — MTTLDIPELALVALVGVSGSGKSTFARRHFLPSQVLSSDTFRAMVADDENDQSASADAFDALHHVAATRLRRGRLTVVDATNLQPHARAALVRVAREHDVLPVAVVLDVPEALAWERTQGRADRTFGRQVLARMQRDLRRSYGLLAREGFRKVHVLRGVEEIDGAQIRYEKLFNDRRELTGPFDVVGDVHGCREELEALLLRLGWMLHRDDAGRPVDAVHPAGRTAVFVGDLVDRGPDSPGVLRLVMGMVAAGHAICVPGNHEQKLLRKLRGRDVRLTHGLAETMAQLDAEDPEFVARVATFVDGLVSHYVLDGGRLVVAHAGLKEAYQGRASGRVRAFALFGETTGETDEYGLPVRYPWARDYRGSAMVVYGHTPTPEPEWVNNTICIDTGCVFGGKLTALRYPEKELVSVDAVKEWYAPVRPLVTAPARPDTVLDLADVTGRRHLQHAYGTLTVPAENAAAALEVMSRFAVDPGRLVWLPPTMAPCSTSTVEGFLEHPAQAFEDYRTAGVDRVVCEEKHMGSRAVVLVEREPGPFGGGVVHTRTGRPFFGAPLDAELLARVRAAVTSAGLWAELGTDALLLDCELLPWSAKAGGLIREQYASVGAAGRAALPAVLGTLDAAAARGLPVAALRERMAARHAEVEGYSAAYRAYVAPTDGLRGVTLAPFAVLAGAGVGFADRDHGWHLELADRLCAADPEFFTPTRRQVVDLANPSAVAAATEWWLALTSAGGEGMVVKPYAGPAARSARGSLLQPGIKCRGREYLRIIYGPGYTDPTQLAALRRRSLGRKRGLALREHALGLAALDAFAEGAPLWRRHELVFAILACESEPVDPRL, encoded by the coding sequence ATGACCACCCTGGACATCCCCGAACTCGCCCTGGTGGCGCTGGTCGGTGTCTCCGGCTCCGGCAAGTCCACCTTCGCCCGCCGGCACTTCCTGCCCAGCCAGGTGCTCTCCTCGGACACGTTCCGGGCGATGGTGGCCGACGACGAGAACGACCAGTCCGCCTCGGCCGACGCGTTCGACGCGCTGCACCACGTCGCCGCGACCCGGCTGCGGCGCGGCCGGCTGACCGTGGTCGACGCGACGAACCTCCAGCCGCACGCCCGGGCCGCCCTGGTGCGGGTGGCCCGCGAGCACGACGTGCTGCCGGTGGCGGTCGTGCTGGACGTGCCCGAGGCGCTGGCCTGGGAGCGTACGCAGGGGCGGGCCGACCGGACCTTCGGCCGGCAGGTGCTGGCCCGGATGCAGCGCGACCTGCGCCGGTCGTACGGGCTGCTGGCCCGCGAGGGCTTCCGCAAGGTGCACGTGCTGCGCGGGGTCGAGGAGATCGACGGCGCGCAGATCCGCTACGAGAAGCTGTTCAACGACCGGCGCGAGCTGACCGGGCCGTTCGACGTCGTCGGCGACGTGCACGGCTGCCGGGAGGAGCTGGAGGCGCTGCTGCTGCGGCTGGGCTGGATGCTGCACCGCGACGACGCGGGCCGCCCGGTGGACGCGGTGCACCCGGCTGGTCGTACCGCCGTCTTCGTCGGTGACCTGGTGGACCGCGGCCCGGACTCCCCCGGCGTGCTCCGCCTGGTGATGGGCATGGTGGCGGCCGGGCACGCGATCTGCGTGCCCGGCAACCACGAGCAGAAGCTGCTGCGCAAGCTGCGCGGCCGGGACGTGCGGCTCACCCACGGCCTGGCGGAGACGATGGCCCAGCTCGACGCCGAGGACCCGGAGTTCGTGGCGCGGGTCGCCACCTTCGTCGACGGCCTGGTCAGCCACTACGTGCTGGACGGCGGCCGGCTGGTGGTCGCGCACGCCGGGCTGAAGGAGGCGTACCAGGGCCGCGCGTCCGGCCGGGTCCGCGCGTTCGCGCTGTTCGGCGAGACCACCGGGGAGACCGACGAGTACGGCCTGCCGGTGCGCTACCCGTGGGCGCGCGACTACCGGGGCTCGGCCATGGTCGTGTACGGCCACACGCCGACCCCGGAGCCGGAGTGGGTGAACAACACCATCTGCATCGACACCGGCTGCGTCTTCGGCGGCAAGCTGACCGCGCTGCGCTACCCGGAGAAGGAACTGGTCTCCGTCGACGCGGTGAAGGAGTGGTACGCCCCGGTCCGCCCGCTGGTCACCGCCCCGGCCCGCCCCGACACGGTGCTGGACCTGGCGGACGTGACCGGCCGGCGGCACCTGCAGCACGCGTACGGGACGCTGACCGTGCCGGCGGAGAACGCCGCCGCCGCGCTGGAGGTGATGAGCCGGTTCGCGGTCGACCCGGGCCGGCTGGTCTGGCTGCCGCCGACCATGGCGCCCTGTTCGACGTCGACGGTCGAGGGGTTCCTGGAGCACCCGGCGCAGGCGTTCGAGGACTACCGCACGGCGGGCGTGGACCGGGTGGTCTGCGAGGAGAAGCACATGGGCTCGCGGGCGGTGGTGCTGGTGGAGCGGGAGCCCGGCCCGTTCGGTGGCGGCGTGGTGCACACCCGCACCGGGCGGCCGTTCTTCGGCGCGCCGCTCGACGCGGAGCTGCTGGCCCGGGTCCGCGCGGCGGTCACCTCGGCCGGGCTCTGGGCCGAGCTGGGCACCGACGCGCTGCTGCTGGACTGCGAGCTGCTGCCCTGGTCGGCCAAGGCGGGCGGGCTCATCCGCGAGCAGTACGCGAGCGTCGGCGCGGCCGGCCGGGCGGCGCTGCCGGCGGTGCTCGGCACCCTGGACGCCGCCGCGGCCCGGGGGCTGCCGGTGGCGGCACTGCGGGAGCGGATGGCCGCCCGCCACGCGGAGGTCGAGGGCTACTCGGCCGCCTACCGGGCGTACGTGGCGCCGACCGACGGGCTGCGCGGGGTGACCCTGGCCCCGTTCGCGGTGCTGGCCGGGGCCGGGGTGGGCTTCGCCGACCGGGACCACGGCTGGCACCTGGAGCTGGCCGACCGGCTCTGCGCGGCGGACCCGGAGTTCTTCACCCCGACCCGGCGGCAGGTCGTCGACCTGGCCAATCCGTCGGCCGTCGCGGCGGCCACCGAGTGGTGGCTGGCGCTGACCTCGGCCGGTGGCGAGGGCATGGTGGTCAAGCCGTACGCCGGGCCGGCCGCCCGGTCGGCGCGCGGCTCACTGCTCCAGCCGGGGATCAAGTGCCGGGGACGGGAGTACCTGCGGATCATCTACGGCCCCGGGTACACCGACCCGACCCAGCTGGCCGCCCTGCGCCGCCGTTCCCTGGGTCGCAAGCGCGGGCTGGCCCTGCGCGAGCACGCCCTGGGCCTGGCCGCCCTCGACGCGTTCGCCGAGGGCGCGCCGCTGTGGCGTCGCCACGAGCTGGTCTTCGCGATCCTCGCCTGCGAGTCCGAGCCGGTCGATCCCCGGCTGTGA
- a CDS encoding LCP family protein: protein MTVEEELRAVFVRHEPLTPPTGPLRAAIDRLVVRRRRRRRRIRAGATALAVLAVLGLAAPQVVDPPGERAVPGVPGVPGGEPGARSGALNVLLVGVDGSARLADSVLLVHVPADRGRPYLVSLPRDLEVPIPGRGTGKLNSAFASGAGDGRPDLARGYEVTSRVVTDLIGVRPDAGAVLTYPVLRELTDLLGGVEVCLPRRVESAHTSRVFRAGCQRLDGAASVDLLRQRRGLPDGGLDRDRNAQIFAAGLVRQAGDQGVLGDPVRLSRLVATVGPKMVVAGGGTPLLDLLRVVPELKSLDPVGLNLPVDAPATGDWRVRTDPAATPQFLAALREDRLDRWVAAHPGRVTRTR from the coding sequence ATGACCGTGGAGGAGGAACTGCGGGCCGTGTTCGTCCGGCACGAGCCGCTGACCCCACCGACCGGCCCGCTCCGGGCGGCCATCGACCGGCTGGTCGTCCGCCGCCGTCGTCGGCGACGCCGGATCCGGGCCGGGGCCACCGCGCTGGCGGTGCTGGCCGTGCTGGGCCTGGCGGCGCCGCAGGTCGTCGACCCGCCGGGGGAACGGGCCGTGCCGGGCGTGCCGGGCGTGCCGGGCGGGGAACCCGGTGCCCGGAGCGGGGCGCTGAACGTGCTGCTGGTCGGCGTCGACGGCTCCGCGCGGCTGGCCGACTCCGTCCTGCTGGTGCACGTCCCCGCCGACCGTGGCCGGCCCTACCTCGTCTCCCTGCCGCGTGACCTGGAGGTGCCGATCCCCGGTCGCGGCACCGGCAAGCTGAACAGCGCCTTCGCGTCCGGCGCCGGTGACGGCCGTCCCGACCTGGCCCGGGGGTACGAGGTGACCAGCCGCGTGGTCACCGACCTCATCGGCGTACGCCCGGACGCGGGCGCGGTGCTCACCTACCCGGTGCTGCGTGAGCTGACCGACCTCCTCGGCGGGGTGGAGGTCTGCCTGCCCCGGCGGGTCGAGTCCGCGCACACCTCGCGGGTCTTCCGGGCCGGCTGCCAGCGGCTCGACGGCGCGGCCTCGGTCGACCTGCTCCGGCAGCGGCGCGGGCTGCCCGACGGCGGCCTCGACCGGGACCGCAACGCCCAGATCTTCGCCGCCGGGCTGGTCCGGCAGGCCGGTGATCAGGGGGTGCTGGGTGATCCGGTCCGGCTGTCCCGGCTGGTCGCCACGGTCGGGCCGAAGATGGTCGTGGCCGGCGGCGGTACGCCGCTGCTGGACCTGCTCCGGGTGGTGCCGGAGCTGAAGTCCCTCGACCCGGTCGGGCTCAACCTGCCGGTCGACGCGCCGGCCACCGGCGACTGGCGGGTCCGGACCGATCCGGCGGCGACGCCGCAGTTCCTCGCCGCGTTGCGCGAGGACCGGCTGGACCGGTGGGTGGCGGCGCACCCGGGCCGGGTCACCAGGACGAGGTGA
- the fbaA gene encoding class II fructose-bisphosphate aldolase: MPIASPEAYAEMLDRAKAGRYAYPAINVTSSQTLNAALKGFADAESDGIIQVSTGGAEYLSGPSVKDMVTGAVAFAAYAHEVAKKYPVNIALHTDHCPKDKLDKFVRPLMAISQERVRNGQEPLFQSHMWDGSAVPVAENLEIAAQLLDEAAKGKIVLEIEVGVVGGEEDGVENAINDKLYTTVEDGLAMVEALGLGEKGRYMAALTFGNVHGVYKPGNVKLRPEILNNIQEAVGAKYGKEKPLSLVFHGGSGSLLSEIREALDYGVVKMNIDTDTQYTFSRPVADHMFRNYDGVLKVDGEVGNKKMYDPRVWGKAAEAGMAARVVEACEHLRSTGTTMK, encoded by the coding sequence ATGCCCATCGCTTCCCCCGAGGCTTACGCGGAGATGCTGGACCGTGCCAAGGCCGGCCGGTACGCGTACCCCGCGATCAACGTGACGTCGTCGCAGACCCTGAACGCGGCGCTGAAGGGCTTCGCCGACGCGGAGAGCGACGGCATCATCCAGGTGTCCACCGGTGGCGCCGAGTACCTCTCCGGACCGTCGGTGAAGGACATGGTCACCGGCGCGGTGGCGTTCGCCGCGTACGCGCACGAGGTGGCCAAGAAGTACCCGGTCAACATCGCGCTGCACACCGACCACTGCCCGAAGGACAAGCTGGACAAGTTCGTCCGGCCGCTGATGGCCATCTCCCAGGAGCGGGTCCGCAACGGCCAGGAGCCGCTGTTCCAGTCGCACATGTGGGACGGCTCGGCGGTGCCGGTGGCGGAGAACCTGGAGATCGCCGCGCAGCTGCTCGACGAGGCCGCCAAGGGCAAGATCGTCCTGGAGATCGAGGTCGGCGTCGTCGGTGGCGAGGAGGACGGCGTCGAGAACGCCATCAACGACAAGCTCTACACCACCGTCGAGGACGGCCTGGCCATGGTCGAGGCGCTCGGCCTGGGCGAGAAGGGCCGCTACATGGCGGCGCTGACCTTCGGCAACGTGCACGGCGTCTACAAGCCGGGCAACGTCAAGCTCCGCCCGGAGATCCTGAACAACATCCAGGAGGCGGTCGGCGCCAAGTACGGCAAGGAGAAGCCGCTCAGCCTGGTCTTCCACGGTGGTTCCGGCTCGCTGCTGTCGGAGATCCGCGAGGCGCTGGACTACGGCGTGGTCAAGATGAACATCGACACCGACACCCAGTACACCTTCTCCCGGCCGGTCGCGGACCACATGTTCCGCAACTACGACGGCGTGCTGAAGGTCGACGGCGAGGTCGGCAACAAGAAGATGTACGACCCGCGCGTCTGGGGCAAGGCCGCCGAGGCCGGCATGGCCGCCCGCGTCGTGGAGGCCTGCGAGCACCTGCGCTCCACCGGCACCACGATGAAGTGA
- a CDS encoding DedA family protein: MPTTTLALGPDWLDPEWLISAFGLLGILVIVFAESGLLIGFFLPGDSLLFTAGLLTADGQYIKYPLWLVCLLITLAAIAGDQVGYAFGRKVGPALFRRPNSKLFKQENAIKAHEFFEKYGARSIVLARFVPIVRTFTPIVAGVSRMRYRTFVIYNVIGGILWGTGVTVLGYFLGQIPFVKANIELILIGIVFVSVVPIVVELLRARMAAKRGTTPEERAAAEEAIRETREHYGQY; the protein is encoded by the coding sequence ATGCCCACCACCACGCTCGCGCTGGGTCCGGACTGGTTGGACCCGGAGTGGCTGATCTCGGCCTTCGGGCTGCTCGGCATCCTGGTCATCGTCTTCGCCGAGTCCGGCCTGCTGATCGGCTTCTTCCTGCCGGGCGACTCGCTGCTGTTCACCGCCGGGCTGCTCACCGCCGACGGGCAGTACATCAAGTACCCGCTCTGGCTGGTCTGCCTGCTGATCACCCTGGCCGCGATCGCCGGTGACCAGGTCGGCTACGCCTTCGGGCGCAAGGTGGGGCCGGCGCTGTTCCGGCGGCCGAACTCGAAGCTGTTCAAGCAGGAGAACGCGATCAAGGCGCACGAGTTCTTCGAGAAGTACGGCGCCCGGTCGATCGTGCTGGCACGGTTCGTGCCCATCGTGCGGACCTTCACGCCGATCGTCGCCGGGGTGAGCCGGATGCGCTACCGGACCTTCGTGATCTACAACGTGATCGGCGGCATCCTGTGGGGCACGGGCGTCACCGTGCTCGGCTACTTCCTCGGCCAGATCCCGTTCGTCAAGGCCAACATCGAGCTGATCCTCATCGGGATCGTGTTCGTCTCGGTGGTCCCGATCGTGGTCGAGCTGCTGCGCGCGCGGATGGCGGCCAAGCGGGGCACCACCCCCGAGGAGCGGGCGGCCGCCGAGGAGGCGATCCGGGAGACCCGCGAGCACTACGGGCAGTACTGA